A window of Leishmania donovani BPK282A1 complete genome, chromosome 35 genomic DNA:
CGAATGCCGCCGAAGCGAAAATTGGCGAcgcggagcggcggcgcagctgcaagCGCGTCACCTGTGGCCGCGCCGCATGTCGACGGCAAGGATATCTGGTTGGCGACGGATGCCCTGCAAAAGACGAATGCGATGCGCAACTACTTCCAACTTGAGCGGGACCGCATCATCGCCTTCTGGAACATCTCCAAGAGGGAGCTCGAGGGCATCAAGGAGTCGATTCGCGAaaaggagcaggagaaggcagagcaggcggagcggcaTGAGGTAGAGAAGCAAATCTTCAAGCAGAAGATCCGCCACCTACTGTACGAAAACCAGGTTCAGCTTTCCACcatgaaggaggaggcgcagcgtgcGCTGACAAGTcgggaggaggagtgccGGACGAAGGAGAGAAACGCTGCCCGCAACCTGCGCGACACCAAGCTGGCGGACCGTGAACTGGAGGTGCGGCATctagagcagcagcgcgcgctgcttACCCAGCAGGACAAGGAGATTGCAGAGCAGCAATCTAATTTTGAGCGAGAGATCAAGGAGATGCACCTCCGGTACGAAGACTTGCTGAAGAGTGTGCGTGAGGAGATGGACGAGGCCCGGAAAGAGGAGCTCGGCCGCATCGAGGAGCGTAAGGAGAAGCACATCGCGGAGCTGAGGGAGACCCACGAGCGCACCTTCAACGAGATCAGGGACTACTTTAGCGAGATCACCTCGAACAACTTAGAAACCATTCGAACTCTCAAAGATGAGGTTTACGCTCGAAAACGGACCGAAACCCACAATGAGCGTGCCATGTACGAAGTGGCGCAGCGGAACAAGAGACTCACCGAGCCACTCGCCAAACTGGAAAACCAGAAAAAGGTCCTCGGGTTGGAGCTGGAAAACTACCTGGCAGACAAGGAGGCCCTTGCTGAGGTGAAGCGGTCCGTCAAGGATACTCAGCAGGAAATCCAAACCGTCTCCTGGGAGCACGAGGTCCTCTCGCAGCGTTACGCGAAACTTGTCGAGGACCGTGATATCATCTTGAAGAAGTACAACGCCATGCTCCAAGACATCCAACGCAAGTCAGCGTTCCGACGTGTGCTGATCCAAAAGAAGCTGGAGCTGGTGCAGACGCAGTTGGAGGGACGCGATGCGAAGCTGACGGAGTTGCTGAAGCGTGCGAACGTGAACCCGGATGAATtgaaggagctggagcagaAGGTGCACGACCTCATCTCGGAGAAGGACAAGACGATCGAGGAcctgaagcagctgctgtcCCGCCTCACCACCCAAAGCGAGCGCGTTGTCGCTACATACGAGTCCTACATGGAAAATAATGGTGTGTCGGGGTGGGTTGGCACCTCAGGCGCTGCATCTGGGGCAGCGTCGATTCGTGCatgaaaagagaaaaaagcaAAGACGAGTAGTGTCACTAGAGCACTGTTTTTCCTCGTACCTGCTCGTCATCGATCATGGTGCTCGCGCTGTTTTGGTGCTTACTCACCGTATAGGTCTGCTTGTGATGGTGGTGCTTGTCGGCGCGGATGAAGGAGTCGTGCAGGGCCCTGTCCTGAGCCGacttccttcccctccttttttccctttgcGTGTGAGTGCG
This region includes:
- a CDS encoding trypanin-like protein → MPPKRKLATRSGGAAASASPVAAPHVDGKDIWLATDALQKTNAMRNYFQLERDRIIAFWNISKRELEGIKESIREKEQEKAEQAERHEVEKQIFKQKIRHLLYENQVQLSTMKEEAQRALTSREEECRTKERNAARNLRDTKLADRELEVRHLEQQRALLTQQDKEIAEQQSNFEREIKEMHLRYEDLLKSVREEMDEARKEELGRIEERKEKHIAELRETHERTFNEIRDYFSEITSNNLETIRTLKDEVYARKRTETHNERAMYEVAQRNKRLTEPLAKLENQKKVLGLELENYLADKEALAEVKRSVKDTQQEIQTVSWEHEVLSQRYAKLVEDRDIILKKYNAMLQDIQRKSAFRRVLIQKKLELVQTQLEGRDAKLTELLKRANVNPDELKELEQKVHDLISEKDKTIEDLKQLLSRLTTQSERVVATYESYMENNGVSGWVGTSGAASGAASIRA